Proteins encoded in a region of the Ursus arctos isolate Adak ecotype North America unplaced genomic scaffold, UrsArc2.0 scaffold_2, whole genome shotgun sequence genome:
- the LOC113246698 gene encoding olfactory receptor 6K6 — protein sequence MTRLVTSGNQTMVTEFLFSVFPPLHQGGLLFFIPLLLIYGFIITGNLMIFIAVQLDAALHTPMYFFISVLSFLEIWYTTTTIPKMLSSLVREQKTISLAGCLLQMYFFHSLGITEGCVLTAMAIDRYIAICSPLRYPTIMTPKLCAQLTAGSCLCGFLLVLPEIAWIATLPFCGSNQIRQIFCDFAPVLSLACTDTSLVVIVDAIHAVEILASFLAIALSYVRIIVVILGMPSAEGRCKAFSTCAAHLAVFLLFFGSVSVMYLRFSATYSVFWDTAIAVTFVILAPFLNPIIYSLRNKDMKDAIGRLFCRRRRAGGVGG from the coding sequence ATGACACGGCTGGTGACCAGTGGGAATCAGACTATGGTGACTGAgttccttttctctgtgtttccacCTCTGCATCAAGGTGGCCTCTTGTTCTTTATTCCCCTGCTTCTCATCTACGGGTTTATCATAACCGGGAACCTGATGATATTCATTGCCGTCCAGCTGGACGCGGCTCTGCacacgcccatgtacttcttcaTCAGTGTCCTGTCTTTCCTGGAGATCTGGTATACCACgaccaccatccccaagatgctcTCCAGCCTGGTCCGTGAGCAGAAGACCATCTCTCTGGCCGGCTGCCTCCTGCAAATGTACTTCTTCCACTCCCTGGGCATCACGGAAGGCTGCGTCCTGACAGCAATGGCCATCGACAGGTACATCGCTATCTGCAGTCCTCTCCGTTACCCGACCATCATGACTCCCAAGCTTTGCGCCCAGCTAACCGCCGGGTCCTGCCTCTGTGGCTTCCTCCTTGTGCTCCCCGAGATCGCGTGGATTGCCACCCTGCCTTTCTGTGGCTCCAACCAGATCCGGCAGATCTTCTGCGACTTCGCGCCTGTGCTGAGCTTGGCCTGCACAGACACATCGCTGGTGGTCATTGTGGACGCCATCCATGCAGTGGAGATCCTGGCCTCCTTCCTGGCCATCGCCCTGTCCTACGTGCGGATCATCGTGGTGATTCTGGGGATGCCCTCAGCCGAGGGCCGCTGCAAGGCCTTTTCCACCTGTGCCGCCCACCTTGCTGTGTTCCTGCTGTTCTTTGGCAGTGTGTCTGTCATGTATCTGCGATTCTCAGCCACCTACTCAGTGTTCTGGGACACGGCAATTGCTGTCACCTTTGTTATCCTCGCTCCCTTCCTCAACCCCATTATCTACAGCCTGAGAAACAAGGACATGAAAGACGCCATCGGAAGGCTTTTCTGCCGTCGGAGGAGGGCTGGTGGGGTCGGGGGGTAG